In one window of Synchiropus splendidus isolate RoL2022-P1 chromosome 15, RoL_Sspl_1.0, whole genome shotgun sequence DNA:
- the cmc1 gene encoding COX assembly mitochondrial protein homolog translates to MAATNTEETHLRHVETDVLIPKLMREKAKELCDEKVQAFNACCKESGFFMVFKCREENSALKACLTQYYKDPVFFEQCKQEYIQEKMEFERTGVPSKNRKQKLPTSM, encoded by the exons ATGGCAGCGACCAACACAG AGGAGACGCACTTAAGACACGTGGAAACTGACGTCCTCATTCCCAAGTTAATGAGAGAGAAGGCGAAGGAGCTCTGTGATGAGAAAGTACAAG CCTTTAACGCCTGCTGTAAAGAGTCGGGGTTCTTCATGGTGTTCAAGTGTCGGGAGGAGAACTCGGCTCTGAAGGCGTGCTTGACACAGTA CTACAAGGATCCCGTGTTCTTTGAGCAGTGCAAGCAGGAATACATCCAGGAGAAGATGGAGTTCGAGAGGACGGGAGTTCCATCCAAGAACAGGAAACAGAAGCTGCCCACCAGCATGTAA